The Natronoarchaeum philippinense genome includes the window AAGTCCTTTTCGAGTTTCTCGGAGAGGTTCTGGGCGTACTCGACGTTGGCCTCGCTCCCGACGGCGCCCTCCAGCAGGATGACCCGATCGACGTCCAACTGATCGCGCACGAGCGGCGCGATCAGCCGGTCGTAGTCGAACCCGACCGGAACGATGTGCGTTTGCATACGTGAGACGTGGGGCCGGTGTTTATAAAAATCACCAGTCTCGGGCCTCGGACGCTCGGCGGGCAGTGTTGCGTGTAAGAAAGCCAGCGGTCGCTACTCGTCCGTGGTGTCGATACCGAGCGCCTGATTCAACCCGCAGAAACACGTCGTCGCGTTGAATCCGAGCCCGACGGCGCCGAGCCCGGCGAGCAGCCCGGCCTTCTGTTTGCCGTTCCGCAGAGAACTGATCGCCACGACGGTCAGCACGGCGGCGAGTAGTGCGCGGACGAGTCGGTCGCGGCCACCAACGTTCGTGTCGGCCATGTCAGAACGATAGGGGCCCGTCGGGCTTGTATCTTTCCGGAGGAAGCCGATTCGGAGAGAACGGAGACCGCCGC containing:
- a CDS encoding YgaP family membrane protein; the protein is MADTNVGGRDRLVRALLAAVLTVVAISSLRNGKQKAGLLAGLGAVGLGFNATTCFCGLNQALGIDTTDE